The following are encoded together in the Thermodesulfobacteriota bacterium genome:
- a CDS encoding menaquinone biosynthesis decarboxylase has translation MSFRDLQQLIASLEKEGELRRIGHPVSPILEITEITDRVSKRRGPALYFERVEGHRFPVVTNLFGSEKRIRLSFGGRSPEEIGRKIKTLLGMEPPDTLWKKIKAIPDLLQLSKVFPKRAQRAPCQEIILREPDLGILPALQCWPEDGGRFITFPVVITRDPETGKRNMGMYRLQVFDAKTLGVHWHPQKGGAHHLRVAERRKERLEVAVALGPDPATLYAATAPLPEGMDEFLFAGLLREEPVEMVSGLTVSLEVPAQSQFVIEGYIEPGERRVEGPFGDHTGFYSLPDLYPVIHVTALTHRRDAIYPATIVGIPPMEDAYLGWATERIFLPLIQMQLPEIVDLHMPAEGVFHNLVFVSIEKRYPGHARKVGHALWGMGQMMFAKVIVLFDAEVDVQNLSECLWILGANIDPKRDVFFAEGPVDALDHASPLPHYGSKMGIDATKKWPEEGFQRPWPNKIEMDREVKRRIDQLWPLLGLE, from the coding sequence ATGTCCTTCAGGGATCTCCAGCAATTGATCGCCTCGCTGGAAAAGGAAGGGGAACTGAGAAGGATTGGGCATCCCGTCAGTCCGATACTCGAGATCACGGAGATCACCGATCGGGTGAGCAAGAGGAGAGGTCCGGCGCTCTATTTCGAAAGGGTAGAAGGACATCGCTTTCCCGTGGTGACGAACCTCTTCGGTTCTGAAAAGAGGATCCGGCTCTCCTTTGGGGGACGATCCCCTGAGGAGATCGGAAGAAAGATCAAGACCCTGTTGGGGATGGAACCGCCCGATACCCTCTGGAAGAAGATCAAGGCCATCCCCGACCTCCTTCAGCTTTCGAAGGTATTCCCCAAAAGGGCGCAAAGGGCCCCCTGTCAGGAGATCATCCTGAGGGAGCCCGACCTCGGGATCCTCCCGGCCCTTCAGTGCTGGCCTGAAGATGGGGGAAGGTTCATCACCTTTCCGGTGGTGATCACCCGGGATCCTGAAACGGGCAAGAGAAATATGGGGATGTACCGGTTACAGGTGTTCGACGCGAAGACCCTGGGGGTTCACTGGCATCCCCAGAAGGGAGGGGCTCACCACCTCCGGGTGGCTGAGAGGAGAAAGGAGAGGCTGGAGGTGGCGGTGGCCTTGGGTCCGGATCCTGCGACCCTCTATGCGGCCACGGCACCGCTTCCCGAGGGAATGGATGAGTTCCTCTTTGCGGGCCTTCTGAGGGAAGAGCCGGTCGAGATGGTTTCAGGTCTCACGGTCTCCCTGGAGGTACCGGCCCAATCCCAGTTCGTCATCGAAGGGTATATCGAACCTGGCGAGAGGAGGGTGGAGGGACCTTTTGGAGACCATACCGGTTTTTACTCCCTCCCTGACCTCTACCCCGTGATCCATGTCACCGCACTCACCCATCGGAGGGATGCCATCTATCCGGCCACGATCGTCGGGATCCCTCCCATGGAGGATGCCTATCTCGGATGGGCGACGGAGAGGATCTTTCTCCCCCTGATCCAGATGCAGCTGCCCGAGATCGTCGATCTCCATATGCCGGCCGAGGGGGTCTTCCACAACCTTGTCTTCGTCTCTATCGAGAAGCGGTATCCCGGCCATGCAAGGAAGGTCGGCCATGCCCTCTGGGGGATGGGACAGATGATGTTTGCCAAGGTGATCGTCCTCTTCGATGCGGAGGTGGATGTTCAGAACCTCTCCGAGTGCCTCTGGATCCTGGGGGCCAACATCGATCCGAAGAGAGATGTCTTCTTCGCCGAGGGACCGGTCGACGCTCTCGATCATGCCTCGCCCCTTCCCCATTATGGAAGTAAAATGGGGATCGATGCGACCAAGAAATGGCCGGAGGAGGGATTTCAGCGGCCCTGGCCGAATAAGATCGAGATGGATCGGGAGGTGAAAAGACGGATTGATCAGTTGTGGCCCCTCCTCGGCCTGGAGTAA
- a CDS encoding class II fumarate hydratase, translated as MVNSEKGYRIERDSMGPVRVLKEAYYGGNTKRAIDNFPVSGYRFGRELIHALGLIKYAAARANAELGLLDRRQARAIEQAAYEVMQGKWDDQFVIDVFQTGSGTSTHMNANEVIANRANEILGGQKGTYHPVHPNDHVNLCQSSNDVFPSALHIAAVTLLLERLLPALTDLHESLDQKAKEFYPVLKIGRTHLQDALPIRLGQEFEGYAQQVRFGIFRILMAMGSLYELPLGGTAVGTGANTHPLFAKKAIAIINKTIRGQFRKATSPFEAQGARDASVEVSGALKTVAVGLLKIANDIRWLGSGPRCGLGEIHLPEVQPGSSMMPGKVNPVIPESLIQVCAHVIGSDTAITLGGLQGYFELNTMMPLIAFHLLESIRLLANGVATFNHRCVKGLKANRERCEEMIEKSLALVTALAPTIGYEEASRLARRAYQEGKTIRQIAEEEGILPKKKLDRLLNPVSMLGPRKKWKGP; from the coding sequence ATGGTGAATTCAGAAAAGGGATACAGGATCGAAAGAGATTCGATGGGGCCCGTTCGGGTTCTCAAAGAGGCCTATTACGGGGGAAACACGAAGCGGGCGATCGATAATTTTCCGGTCAGCGGATACCGTTTCGGTCGGGAATTGATCCATGCCCTGGGCCTCATCAAGTATGCCGCGGCCAGGGCCAATGCCGAACTGGGCCTCCTCGACAGGAGACAGGCCAGGGCCATCGAACAGGCCGCCTATGAGGTGATGCAGGGGAAATGGGACGACCAGTTTGTCATCGATGTCTTTCAAACCGGCTCCGGCACATCGACCCACATGAACGCCAACGAGGTGATCGCCAATCGGGCCAACGAGATCCTGGGGGGGCAGAAGGGAACCTATCACCCGGTCCATCCGAACGACCACGTCAATCTCTGTCAGTCCAGCAACGACGTCTTCCCCTCCGCCCTCCACATCGCCGCGGTCACCCTCCTCCTCGAAAGGCTCCTGCCCGCCCTCACGGACCTCCACGAGTCGCTCGACCAGAAGGCGAAGGAATTCTACCCCGTTCTCAAAATCGGACGGACCCATCTTCAGGATGCCCTTCCCATCCGGTTGGGACAGGAGTTCGAGGGTTATGCCCAGCAGGTTCGATTCGGGATCTTTCGAATTCTGATGGCCATGGGTTCCCTGTACGAACTCCCCCTGGGCGGGACCGCGGTGGGCACGGGGGCCAACACCCATCCCCTCTTCGCCAAAAAGGCGATCGCCATCATCAACAAAACGATCCGGGGGCAATTTCGGAAGGCGACCTCTCCCTTCGAGGCCCAGGGCGCCCGCGATGCCTCGGTCGAGGTCAGCGGCGCTTTGAAGACGGTGGCGGTCGGCCTCCTGAAGATCGCCAATGATATTCGGTGGCTCGGGTCAGGACCCCGTTGCGGCCTCGGAGAGATTCACCTTCCCGAGGTCCAACCCGGCTCCTCCATGATGCCGGGAAAGGTCAATCCCGTCATCCCTGAATCCTTGATCCAGGTCTGCGCCCATGTCATCGGGAGCGACACCGCCATCACCCTGGGGGGGCTCCAGGGCTATTTCGAGCTCAACACCATGATGCCCCTCATCGCCTTCCATCTCTTAGAATCCATCCGCCTGCTGGCCAATGGGGTGGCCACCTTCAATCACCGCTGTGTGAAAGGGTTGAAGGCCAATCGGGAGCGATGCGAGGAGATGATCGAGAAGAGCCTCGCCCTGGTCACCGCCCTGGCCCCGACCATCGGTTATGAGGAGGCATCGCGGCTGGCCAGACGGGCTTACCAAGAAGGGAAGACGATCCGGCAGATCGCCGAGGAGGAAGGCATACTCCCCAAAAAGAAACTGGACCGCCTGCTGAATCCCGTTTCGATGCTTGGACCGAGGAAAAAGTGGAAAGGGCCTTGA
- a CDS encoding ABC transporter permease subunit, whose product MLRGRTLWALTMIFAIWYLLAVSFESPILPFPHTVFFALPLYLRKGLAGHFLVSGYRALMGLLLALVTAVPVGLYLGRRKKVDELISPMIYLLYPIPKIVFLPLVLLLFGLGDGSKIFILYLIVFFQILVTTRDAAKGIDEEQILSVLSLGASPFQIFLHTVIPACLPKVLTSLRISIGTAIAVLFFVESFATENGLGFFILDAWARLDYLAMYGGIVGMGLLGVILYEMVDRIERKVCRWMFPA is encoded by the coding sequence ATGTTGAGGGGACGAACCCTTTGGGCGTTGACGATGATCTTTGCGATCTGGTATCTCCTCGCCGTCTCTTTCGAGAGTCCCATTCTGCCCTTTCCTCACACCGTCTTTTTTGCGCTTCCGCTCTACCTCCGGAAAGGACTGGCAGGACATTTTTTGGTCAGCGGCTACCGGGCCCTGATGGGGCTCCTCTTGGCCCTGGTCACCGCCGTTCCCGTCGGTCTCTATTTAGGCAGGCGGAAGAAGGTCGATGAGCTGATCTCTCCCATGATCTATCTCCTCTATCCCATCCCGAAGATCGTCTTCCTTCCCCTCGTCCTTCTCCTCTTCGGTCTGGGCGATGGCTCCAAGATCTTCATCCTCTACCTCATCGTCTTCTTTCAGATCTTGGTGACGACCCGGGATGCGGCCAAGGGGATCGACGAGGAGCAGATCCTCTCGGTCCTTTCGCTCGGGGCCAGTCCGTTTCAAATCTTTCTCCACACGGTCATTCCGGCCTGTCTTCCCAAGGTCTTGACCTCTCTGAGGATCAGTATCGGAACGGCCATCGCCGTTCTCTTCTTTGTGGAGTCCTTCGCGACCGAAAACGGCCTCGGGTTCTTCATTCTCGACGCGTGGGCCAGGCTCGATTACCTGGCGATGTATGGCGGAATCGTCGGGATGGGCCTTTTGGGGGTGATCCTGTACGAGATGGTCGACCGGATCGAACGAAAGGTGTGTCGATGGATGTTTCCGGCCTAA
- a CDS encoding cytidylate kinase family protein produces MYFITVSSMLGTNGEAIARKVAKDLNYTFYGEEELLKAAEDLGYLSDLQKLGEKSPALWERLFSEKPKIYLDRLQSVIYEVAKQGDAVFFGKGSQLLLHSFDCAFHVLIIGSLEKRIRRLMEERGVAQEVAERMIQRSDEDKKGFIHFAFHEEWLNPHLYDLVLNTDKLSVDFAARMIVEGAKTEEIKSCGVDSILNLRRLSLQRQVESALLESGLLTSHVFFSIEADETVRVFGMVNSQEAKEKIEALIKRVKGVQKVSNDLLVVQMAMSGL; encoded by the coding sequence ATGTATTTCATCACTGTTTCTTCGATGCTGGGAACGAATGGGGAGGCCATTGCGAGAAAGGTGGCCAAGGACCTCAATTACACCTTTTACGGCGAGGAGGAACTCCTCAAGGCCGCGGAGGACTTAGGATACCTCTCCGACCTCCAAAAGTTGGGGGAGAAGAGCCCGGCCCTCTGGGAACGCCTCTTCAGCGAGAAGCCCAAAATCTATCTCGATCGGCTCCAGTCGGTGATCTACGAGGTAGCTAAACAAGGCGACGCCGTCTTCTTCGGAAAGGGCAGCCAACTTCTGCTCCACTCCTTTGATTGCGCCTTTCATGTCTTGATCATTGGCTCCCTGGAGAAAAGGATCCGAAGGCTCATGGAGGAGAGGGGCGTCGCTCAGGAGGTGGCGGAACGGATGATCCAACGTTCGGACGAGGACAAGAAGGGGTTCATCCACTTTGCCTTCCACGAGGAATGGCTCAACCCCCACCTCTACGACCTGGTCCTCAACACGGATAAGCTGAGCGTCGACTTTGCCGCCCGGATGATCGTCGAGGGGGCCAAGACCGAAGAGATCAAATCCTGTGGGGTGGATTCGATCCTCAATCTGAGGAGGCTCTCTCTCCAGCGGCAGGTCGAGTCCGCTCTCCTCGAATCTGGCCTCCTGACCTCTCATGTCTTCTTTTCGATCGAAGCGGACGAAACCGTCCGGGTCTTCGGAATGGTCAATTCTCAGGAGGCAAAGGAGAAGATCGAGGCCCTGATCAAGCGGGTCAAAGGGGTCCAGAAGGTCTCCAACGATCTGTTGGTGGTCCAGATGGCCATGAGCGGTCTCTGA
- the lgt gene encoding prolipoprotein diacylglyceryl transferase, with protein MTVDFNPIMVELGPIRVSWYGMMYVLGFIASYLLVRYQMKKKDFGVTRVEIENLYFYLIIGLMVGARLGYVLFYDLKMYLQAPLEIFAVWKGGMSFHGGLIGVLIVGLLFSWKHRKSFWRIADLITVTAPIGLGLGRIGNFINGELYGRVTSVPWAMIFPRGGPHPRHPSQLYECALEGGLLFLLLWSLKDRGLPRGGLLALFLLLYGLFRFLVEFFREPDPHLGFVLGPLTLGQVFSLIMIGGGSALYFILRKRV; from the coding sequence ATGACGGTCGATTTCAATCCGATCATGGTCGAACTCGGGCCCATCCGGGTGAGCTGGTATGGGATGATGTACGTGTTGGGGTTCATCGCCTCCTACCTCCTGGTCCGTTATCAGATGAAGAAGAAGGACTTCGGGGTGACCCGGGTGGAGATCGAAAACCTCTACTTCTATCTCATCATCGGCCTGATGGTGGGTGCCCGTCTGGGGTACGTCCTCTTTTACGATTTGAAGATGTATCTTCAAGCCCCCCTCGAAATCTTTGCCGTATGGAAAGGGGGGATGTCTTTCCACGGAGGGTTGATCGGCGTCCTGATCGTGGGGCTTTTGTTCTCGTGGAAACACCGGAAGTCTTTCTGGAGGATCGCCGACCTGATCACCGTCACCGCGCCGATCGGATTGGGACTGGGACGGATCGGCAACTTCATCAACGGCGAGCTCTATGGACGTGTGACCTCGGTTCCCTGGGCGATGATCTTTCCGAGGGGAGGGCCTCATCCTCGCCATCCTTCGCAGCTCTATGAGTGCGCCTTGGAAGGGGGGCTCCTCTTCCTCCTCCTCTGGTCTCTCAAAGACAGAGGGTTACCGAGGGGGGGATTGCTGGCCCTCTTTCTCCTCCTCTACGGCCTCTTTCGTTTTCTTGTCGAATTCTTCAGGGAACCCGATCCGCATCTCGGGTTCGTCCTCGGGCCCCTGACCCTGGGCCAGGTCTTCTCCCTGATCATGATAGGGGGAGGTAGCGCGCTCTATTTCATCCTGAGAAAACGGGTTTGA
- a CDS encoding ATP-binding cassette domain-containing protein, which yields MIQVRNLSTSYGEKGSRKIVFKGLSFEISSGVPLSVIGPSGCGKTTLLYVLSGLKKPDAGEILFKGEPLDGHRREIALVLQHYGLLPWKTVYQNASLGLKIRGFSKQASKEIVLPILRELAIEHLLERYPGQLSGGEKQRVAIARALALRPSLLLLDEPFSSLDAFTREHLQNLILKICRQRELALVHVTHSIEEAVFLGERALVMHEGGYDLLSLDGIRMVERDPEYRKSDLFHRYCNLMRSHLKR from the coding sequence ATGATCCAAGTCAGGAATCTCTCCACCTCCTATGGGGAGAAGGGATCGAGAAAGATTGTTTTTAAAGGGCTCTCCTTCGAGATCTCTTCGGGCGTTCCCCTAAGCGTGATCGGTCCCTCGGGGTGCGGCAAGACCACGCTTCTTTACGTGCTGTCGGGCCTGAAAAAACCGGATGCCGGAGAGATCCTCTTCAAGGGAGAGCCGCTCGATGGACACCGGAGGGAGATCGCCCTGGTCCTTCAACATTACGGACTCCTCCCTTGGAAGACGGTCTATCAGAACGCCTCGCTCGGATTGAAGATCAGGGGCTTTTCGAAGCAGGCTTCGAAGGAGATCGTCCTTCCGATCCTTCGTGAGCTGGCGATCGAGCACCTCCTGGAGCGGTATCCCGGTCAGTTGAGCGGCGGGGAGAAACAGCGGGTTGCCATTGCGAGGGCCCTGGCCCTCCGGCCTTCCCTTCTCCTTCTGGATGAACCCTTCTCCTCCCTCGACGCCTTCACCCGGGAGCACCTGCAGAACCTTATTCTGAAGATCTGCCGCCAGAGGGAACTGGCCCTCGTCCATGTGACCCACAGTATCGAAGAGGCGGTCTTCTTAGGAGAGAGGGCGCTGGTGATGCACGAAGGGGGATACGATCTGCTCTCCCTCGACGGGATCCGGATGGTGGAAAGAGACCCCGAGTATCGGAAGAGCGACCTTTTCCATCGGTACTGCAACCTGATGAGAAGCCATCTGAAGAGGTAG
- a CDS encoding MetQ/NlpA family ABC transporter substrate-binding protein yields the protein MPRHFICFGLILGGMVAFFLTAQAEASPIRIGVLPIVESLPFFVAQEKGLFQASGVKVEIVSFASALERDSALQAGSIHGAIQDLLGMCLFKSRDLPYRIVTNITLPTSKKDLFVVLASPGSGLKTIEDLRGNEIGLSSYTVAEYVTDSLLGQRGVRIDEVKKVEVKKIPLRFQMLMEGKLKAATLPEPLASLALFQGARKLGGDYGLKGTQVVLVFQDPLIRSERELLVRFGKAYAQAVRMINEDPLRWRELLVEKGRLPAPIKEIYEMNPFSEISLPQPDEIQAVRTWMEGKGLDTSKVSSPLLVNDLWVHGVR from the coding sequence ATGCCAAGACACTTCATCTGTTTCGGCTTGATCCTTGGAGGGATGGTGGCGTTTTTCCTGACGGCCCAAGCCGAGGCCTCCCCCATCCGAATCGGGGTACTTCCGATCGTGGAATCCCTGCCCTTCTTCGTCGCCCAGGAGAAGGGACTGTTTCAGGCCTCTGGGGTGAAGGTCGAGATCGTCTCCTTTGCGAGCGCCTTGGAGCGGGACAGCGCCCTCCAAGCCGGATCCATTCACGGGGCGATCCAGGACCTTCTCGGGATGTGCTTGTTTAAGAGCAGGGACCTCCCTTACCGCATCGTCACCAATATCACCCTGCCGACCTCGAAGAAGGACCTCTTCGTCGTCCTGGCCTCACCGGGCTCCGGCCTGAAGACGATCGAAGACCTCCGCGGCAACGAGATCGGCCTCTCCTCCTACACGGTGGCCGAATATGTCACCGATTCCCTCCTCGGCCAGAGAGGGGTGCGGATCGACGAGGTAAAGAAGGTGGAGGTGAAGAAGATCCCCCTCCGCTTTCAGATGCTCATGGAAGGAAAGTTGAAGGCGGCCACCCTTCCGGAGCCCCTGGCCTCGCTGGCCCTCTTTCAGGGGGCGAGGAAGCTGGGTGGGGATTATGGCCTGAAAGGGACCCAGGTCGTTCTCGTTTTCCAAGACCCCCTAATCCGTTCCGAAAGGGAACTCCTGGTCCGTTTCGGCAAGGCCTATGCCCAGGCCGTCCGGATGATCAACGAAGACCCCTTGCGGTGGAGGGAACTCCTCGTGGAGAAGGGGAGGCTGCCCGCTCCGATCAAGGAGATCTATGAGATGAACCCCTTCTCCGAGATCTCCCTCCCCCAACCCGATGAGATCCAGGCGGTGAGGACTTGGATGGAGGGAAAGGGGCTCGACACCTCGAAGGTGTCCTCTCCTTTGCTGGTCAACGACCTCTGGGTTCATGGGGTGCGATGA
- a CDS encoding TetR/AcrR family transcriptional regulator, with protein MEAKKTFFNLPEEKQRRVLETALEEFSEKGYRAASINLIVSRLGIAKGSIYQYFSDKKSLFLYIFDYAVELVRKRLKQVKQETKEEPTFERIRRSLLSGVDFIEEHPLIYRGYLKMMFEKEVPFREDLLKKIRLFSSDYLTSILVEGRQRGEVRTDVDLETMVFLLDAVMDRCLQAYAVAYLDPGLRLHRADRSELERKIDRLVEVIRTGIGK; from the coding sequence ATGGAAGCCAAGAAGACCTTCTTCAACCTGCCTGAAGAGAAGCAGAGGAGGGTGTTGGAAACGGCCCTCGAGGAGTTTTCAGAAAAAGGCTACCGGGCGGCAAGCATCAACCTGATCGTTTCGAGGCTCGGCATCGCCAAGGGTTCCATCTACCAGTATTTCTCCGACAAAAAGAGCCTCTTCCTCTACATCTTCGATTATGCGGTCGAATTGGTCCGGAAGAGGTTGAAGCAGGTCAAACAGGAGACCAAGGAGGAGCCTACCTTTGAAAGGATTCGAAGGTCCCTCCTTTCAGGGGTCGACTTCATCGAAGAGCACCCCTTGATCTATCGGGGCTATCTAAAGATGATGTTCGAAAAGGAGGTCCCCTTTCGGGAAGACCTCTTGAAGAAGATCCGGCTTTTCTCATCGGATTACCTGACCTCCATTCTCGTCGAGGGAAGGCAGAGGGGAGAGGTCCGGACGGACGTGGACCTCGAGACCATGGTCTTTCTCCTCGATGCCGTCATGGATCGATGCTTACAGGCCTATGCCGTCGCTTATCTCGATCCCGGCCTGCGTCTTCATCGGGCCGATCGATCCGAATTGGAACGAAAGATCGATAGGCTCGTCGAGGTGATCCGGACAGGGATCGGCAAATAA
- the ubiA gene encoding putative 4-hydroxybenzoate polyprenyltransferase — translation MNLLKRIGIVLEAIKFEHTIFALPFAFSGAVLAAEGLPTLRQGGWILLAMVGARSSAMAFNRLVDATYDGQNPRTKDRALPRGLLSKRFFIGLILLSSGVFILSAWMLNPLTFALSFPGLAWILFYSYTKRFTALSHLVLGFSLSFAPIGAHIAIKGAIEFLPILLGLGTMFWVAGFDVLYACLDYEFDRKARLFSIPRLFGISKALHVAKGFHALALLFFLLTGIWGGMGTIYFLGTLLVFVFLSVEHAILSPEDLSKINVSFFTMNGMVSIVLFLAILFDTIQK, via the coding sequence ATGAACCTCTTGAAACGGATCGGAATCGTCCTGGAGGCGATCAAATTCGAGCACACGATTTTTGCGCTTCCCTTCGCCTTCTCAGGGGCGGTCCTCGCCGCCGAAGGACTGCCCACGCTTCGTCAAGGGGGATGGATCCTTCTGGCGATGGTCGGGGCGAGGAGCAGCGCCATGGCCTTCAATCGACTGGTGGATGCGACCTACGATGGGCAGAACCCGAGGACAAAAGATCGGGCCCTTCCCCGGGGATTGCTCTCGAAGAGGTTTTTCATCGGCCTCATCCTCCTCTCCTCGGGGGTGTTCATCCTATCCGCCTGGATGCTCAACCCCTTGACCTTTGCCCTCTCTTTTCCGGGGCTGGCCTGGATCCTTTTCTACTCTTACACCAAACGCTTTACCGCCCTGTCCCACCTCGTCCTCGGATTTTCCTTGAGTTTCGCTCCCATCGGGGCCCACATCGCCATCAAAGGGGCCATCGAATTCCTCCCCATCCTTCTCGGACTCGGAACGATGTTCTGGGTGGCGGGGTTCGACGTCCTCTATGCGTGCCTCGATTACGAATTCGATCGAAAGGCCCGCCTCTTCTCCATCCCGAGATTGTTCGGCATATCAAAGGCCTTGCACGTGGCCAAAGGTTTCCATGCCTTGGCCCTCCTCTTCTTCCTTCTGACCGGAATCTGGGGCGGGATGGGGACGATCTATTTCTTGGGGACCTTGCTGGTCTTCGTCTTCCTTTCGGTGGAGCATGCGATCCTCTCTCCGGAGGACCTTTCGAAGATCAACGTCTCCTTCTTTACGATGAACGGGATGGTCAGCATCGTCCTCTTTCTGGCCATCCTTTTCGATACCATCCAAAAATAG